GCCGCCCACGGCGCGAGCCGGTCCGCCGCGCGGCCGGACTCCGGGTCAGCCGGCGCGGCGGGCGAGTAGGCCGCTGCGCTCCGGGTTGCGGTCGAACCAGGACGCCGCGTACCAGCACGTCGGCACGATGCGCAGGTCGGTCTCGGACTCGACGTGGTCGACCGCCCACGCGACGATCTCGGCGGCGTGCCCGTTGCCGCGGAACGGCGGCGAGGTGAAGACCCGCGAGAACGAGATGGCGTCGCCGAGGCGGTGCGTGTCGATCACGCTCGCGAGGCGGCCGTCGATGCGCAGGGTGTAGCGCTCGGCGTCGGGCTCCCAGGCGAATTCGCGTTCCACCCGTCCACCCTACGTCGATCGCGGACCGACGGGGCCGTTCAGCGCCCCGCCGCGTCCGCGTGGGCGACCAGGCGGTCGAACGCGGCGTCGAGCTCGCGGTCCACGCGCTGCAGCTCCGGATGCGCGTCGTGGAACGCGACGACCTCGCGTGCGCCCTCCTGGTAGCGCACCGTGGTGCCGAACCCCGGGACCAGGGCGCGCAGCTTCGCGTTGTCGAACACCATCGAGTGCGCCTTGTCGCCCAGGAGCCCGGGGCCGGCGGGCGGATGCTCCCGGGCGATCGTCTCCGACGCCACGTGCACCAGTCGCGGCTCGACGCCCGCGGCGTCCGC
This is a stretch of genomic DNA from Agromyces sp. SYSU T00194. It encodes these proteins:
- a CDS encoding GNAT family N-acetyltransferase, with the translated sequence MEREFAWEPDAERYTLRIDGRLASVIDTHRLGDAISFSRVFTSPPFRGNGHAAEIVAWAVDHVESETDLRIVPTCWYAASWFDRNPERSGLLARRAG